Genomic segment of Pararhodobacter zhoushanensis:
AAAACCGGCTGCTGACAACGGTGGCGTATCAGCTGAACGGCAAGGTCACCTATGCGCTGGAGGGCTCGATCTTTGTCGCGGGGGCGGTCGTGCAATGGCTGCGCGACGGGTTGGGGATCATCGAGCGGGCCGACCAGACGCAGGCGCTGGCCGAATCCGCTGACCCCGCGCAACAGGTGATCATCGTCCCCGCCTTCACCGGCCTTGGCGCGCCCTATTGGCGGCCCGAGTCGCGCGGCGCGGTGTTCGGTCTGACCCGCAACTCTGGCCCGGCGGAACTGGCCAAGGCGGCGCTGGAAAGCGTCAGTTTCCAGACCCGCGATCTGGCCGAGGCAATGCGCGCCGACTGGGCGGCCAGCGGCGAGACAGCGACGCTGGGAACGCTGCGGGTGGACGGCGGGATGAGTGCGTCGGACTACGCGATGCAGGCACTGGCCGATGTGCTGGCCGCGCCGGTGGACCGGCCGACGGTGCTGGAAACCACGGCGCTGGGGGTGGCATGGCTGGCCGGGCATCAGGCGGGCATCCTGCCCGACGCCAAGGGATTTGCCGAAAGCTGGGCGCTGGAACGCCGGTTCGAGCCGGTGATCGACGAAGACCGGCGCGCTGCCCGTTACGCGGCGTGGCAACGCGCGGTGCAGGCGACCATCGCGGCGGGATAATCCCGCCGCAGCGGGGTCAGGGGCGGCCCATGTTGAAGATCAGCCGCGTCAGGCGCTCTTCGGCCTTGCCGCGCACCAGCCGCATGGATTGCAGCGCCAGCTTGGCCATGATCGTGCGCGCGCTGACCACCCCCTTGCCGATCACCCGGCAGCCGCCATCGGGCAGGTCGTAGAAATCCATCGTGATCTGCGCATCGGCCAGATCCGAGGTGAACTGCATCACCATGGTTTCCGCCGCCGCCGTTTCCACCAGCCCGGCTGCAAAGCGCCGCGGTTCCTCGCGCCACTGGACCGAGCAGGCCCAGGTCGCGCTCGGCGGCTCGCTGGTGCGCTCGGTCTCGATCTTCATATCGCGCATCACCGACTCGAAGCGGGCGGGATCGCGGAATTTCTCCAAGACCTGAGCGCGCGGGCGCTTGAAATCCTTGGTGGCGTCAATGTCCAAAGCGGTGCTCCTTGTCAGTCTTCAGCGTCGGTCTGCGGCGCGAAGCCGATCTCTTGGGCCAGCCAGCGGGCCATCAGCTCTTGCGCGATGGCACCCTTGCGCGGGCGGCGAATGCGCGGGTGCTCGCCTGCCATCACGTGCGCCAGCTCGGCACGGGTGATCCACAGCGCGTCTTCCAGCTCGTGATCCAGCGTGATGTCTTTGCTCACCGCCTCGGCCACGAAGCCCAGCATCAGATTGCTGGGCCAGGGCCAGGGCTGCGAGGCGACATAGGACACCCGCGTGACACGGACGCTGGTTTCCTCGAACACCTCACGGCGCACGGCGGCTTCCAGCGATTCACCGGGTTCCACGAACCCTGCGAGCGTCGAATACATCCCCTCGGGCCAGCCCGGAGAGCGGCCCAACAGCACCGTATCGCCGTGCTGCACCAGCATGATAACCGCCGGATCGGTCCGTGGGAAATGCACCCCGCGGCAGGCCGGGCAGATGCGCTGCCAGCCCCCCTGCGCCGCGTCGCTGGGTTGACCACAAGACGAACAGAACCGATGCGAGCGGTGCCAGTTCAGCAAACCGCGCGCGGTCG
This window contains:
- the nudC gene encoding NAD(+) diphosphatase, with protein sequence MPRNIVFAAEWDDRQAELRGDADRLSALLGDSATRILPVWRGRPLISGEAEATAVWLAPGHVVLDDAGADLIFLGTHQGHARFVADVSSWVPAGLDEAAMSGFFDATEYGHPDLPEDHRYADLRGLMARLDPVDAAMAATARGLLNWHRSHRFCSSCGQPSDAAQGGWQRICPACRGVHFPRTDPAVIMLVQHGDTVLLGRSPGWPEGMYSTLAGFVEPGESLEAAVRREVFEETSVRVTRVSYVASQPWPWPSNLMLGFVAEAVSKDITLDHELEDALWITRAELAHVMAGEHPRIRRPRKGAIAQELMARWLAQEIGFAPQTDAED